TAGTGACTTCCGAATCTAGAGCTCAGAGAATAGTCGTAAACATGAGCAAGAATAATAATAGAATCCGGATAATAGAAGAATGAGAATAATAGCCCTAAACATGAGCATGAAAGGTATATACGTTGCGAAGCCATCATGCAAGAAGATACATACTAACGGGAGACTTGATAACCTTGATGATAAGACTTGATAAGAAAATGAGCCTTGAAGCTCAATCGTTGTCCTACAGCGGACCTATAAAGTTCCTGCCAGAAGTTGTTGTCTCAATTAAGAAGTATTACGCAGAAAAGGATGACTAGAGCTTCTTATGGATAGATCTGGGCTTGTTGGGGAATATTTGAggaatttcttcaatttttcgaCAACgtctttttcaaaaatcatttttatctaTTAAGTCTTTGAAAAGGTTAAAGTTCTTGACATCAACATTAAAACATGTCAATTTGTTTATGACTCTATTCCACTTCTACCTCATTTCCGGCACAATGTGATGGTCGTTGTGAGTGATCGTGCGTTTAGGATTAGTAGTTATTGCCCAGTCCAAATGCATTAGATGTGCTTGTATTATATACCAGTTTGCCAAAAGATGAGTCAGAATGGTACACACGTTGTGTGCGTTGTTGTATAGCTCCTGAATcaatttactttcattttaaCACAAACCACGTGTTAACCCTTTTAAATCCTTCCACCAACCATGATGCAGATACACCCCCCGATGAGGTtaatgcaacacacacacacacaaaaccacaagaTACATACCTCGGTAGCTGCCAGCAATTCCGACATACGGTTCGCTACACTATCCGTCGAGTTGGACCGTGCGTTTGCCGGCGATTTTCCACCTGTCAGTGCGGTCAGGCTAATAGCACCGCCTTCCCCGAACGAGCCGAGACTATTGCCACCGGATGTGCCGTTGTTGTTGACACTGTTGCTATTGCTGCCAGCAACATTCTTTAACCTTCGGCCACGCCGTGGCACATTCTCCGGATGCTTCTGTCGATAGTCCGCGATAATACTGCTCACATCTTTGCGCATACCCTGCCGGCCGAtttgaagctgctgctgttggttcgCTGTTAGCGTGCCCGAACCGTGGTGACCGTTCAGTAGTGCCTGCGATGTAATACCGGCAAGTAAGTTAGTATTAGCAAACAGTGCAGCCTGCAGCTGCGCTTCAAGCGTTGCATTCAAACTGCCACCTACCGAATTGTtggaattgttgttgttgctcgatCCATTGTTGGTACCGGACGACCCTGTCAAACTGACCGACATCGCTAGATTGTTCAGTATCTGCTGATGATTGCTGAGGATCGGTTTGGAAAGTATCTGGCGCTGGATCTGTATCGCGGCCGATTTTTCCTTCGCCACTTCGGCCGTGTTCATGCTAGCCCGAGCATTCAGTATCATCGAGGTCGTGTTTGGCAGTGGTACCATCGTGACGGCATTATTGCTGCTGTTAAACTGCGACACGAAGCTGTTCGTGTCTTTCGCGTTACGCGAAGCTTTACTGGAGCTGTTTGCATTCGTCGGTTGGGCGCTattactgctgctgcgacgGTTAGAGATCAGAGAGGTTCTAAAATGGCTGCCGCTCGCTTTATCGCCACCATTGGAAGTAGTTCCAGCACTGTTCGACGCATTAAACCTGTAATGCATCGAGTTGGTAACGGATGCTGGGCGTATTTCGACCTCAGGCGGTGGCGTTGGTGGACGTGGACCGACCGAGGATGATCGTCCACTCTGCTGGTGAGGATGGTGCTGGTTGCTCAGGTTCGACGAATCAAGATGGCTGTACACCGAAACCTCACCCAGCTGAGTGTCCATAATACCGATCACGTGCTTGCGGCGGTTGAGCCGTAACAAGATCTCCTCCTTTACCTTCTTTAGATGTAGCAGATTGTTCCATTTAATTTCTGTATCACGGATCATATCGTTCAGTTCCTGTATTTCCTTCACCAGTACATCCGTGTGACTTTGTATCTCGTTAACCGAGGTGTTTTGCGTCGTTTCAATGTACTCATTCACGGCTCGTTCGTGTGTTTGATAGTTGGCTTCTACTTCAAGCTTTAGCTTTTTCGCTGGTTCGATCGATTCTTCCGATTCTTGCTCCGCCCTACTGGCGCTCGACTGTCGATCTTCCTCGATCGTAACGGAACGTCTTCGCTTACGACTGACGgctggttgttgttgtggtacCGTTTCCGATTGTACTGCTTTCTGTGCCCCATCATTACGACGAAGGGAGGATTTCTGTTTGGATAGATTTTGTGCTTCATTTACATCCGCTTCATCCTCGTGCTCTTGCTTAACTTCcaacgaagaagaagacgtaGCTATTTCTTGCTCACGTTCTCGTTCGGAGCGTTTTTGCTGTTCCTTTTTCTGATTGGTAACGGGTGCGGATGTGACAATGCTTTTATCGTGCACATCCAGATTGTCTTCCTTCGACGAACTCACAATAACCTCCGTGAAGGTCACTCCTGATTCCTTTGCTATCAATTCTTTGTTACTATCCGTGAGAAGCGTCTCAGCGAGCGACGATTCTTCTGGTTTCTGGGACTTGGATTCGCTGACGGATGTTAAGTCAATGgcactttcttcttttttcgcaCTATCTTCGACCGGTGCATCAACGTCCATCTGGAATGTTAGATCATCGTTGAACTCTTGCTGCTTGTCCTCCTCATCTACTTCACTGCCATTGTGGCCATCCATAAAATCATCGATCCCTGCCATCACATCGTCTGCCGTCGGTTCGGCAAGGCCCGTAGGCGATGGGCTGGTTTGCTTCTTTCCGCTGGAGACTTTTACGTCTCCTTTTTGGCTATTAGTGGAGTTGTTGTCCTCGAGCTTGCTCAAGTCATCCTGCAAGATAGTAGTGGTAGAACTTTCCTTAGGagatgatgcttctctaagaGCATCATTGGCCTTAGACGGCGGTTCAGTCGTCCCCGTATCCTCTGTGGCTTTTGTCTTCTGTTCAACAGTTTCCGTACTTGCGGAACTGTTAACTGTGGGCGTACTCGCCGTAACCGTCTTCTTGGCCGATGTCGAAGAAGAGAGTACCGAAACGGCATCATCGCTCGAATCGGCAATCCTCTCGGAAACCTCGACCGCTGTCGCTGTTGGCATTTTGTCGTCCGGATTGGATGATGCTGTCGTACTGGTGATAGTGTTGGAAGATTTTTCTAAAGCCCCGGTCAATTTTGTAGATGCCTCCCCCGGATGCTCTTTCTCACCGCTAGCAGTAACAATTTCCGTAtctttggtttcgttttgggTGTCGGTCGAAGTGATTGACGAGGAACCGTAAATTTCTTGGTGAAGTGTAGCTGCGTGCCCTGGACTCTTGGCAGATACGTAAACGGATTTTAGATCGGTCGTTCTTGGAGTTTTGATTACTTTACAATCCGAAGACACCGCTCGCGCATCGTCATGTTGGTCCATAACGTGCATGCTTCCTCGGTTTAATCTAAAAGGAGAGAAATGGAAAGAGGAGAGAGAACTTTGGATTAGTTTCAGGCGTTTGATAGGTTTGGAGAAATTCGGACACATATTTGTCATCGATTTAAAGCAATAGAAATGATCCGAAAAGGTACTAACTAATAAGTATATGGGATGTCCTGTGCAAACCCTACCCTCTCTATACTTCAGCCATTAATCCTTTTCATTATTCCCATATCTTGATCGATCAATCCTTTGAGGAATGAATGCAAATCCGGATATTTCACAGTTGAAGCATTTGAAGTAAGAAAAACCCGGAAGGAAAAAGACTTCTCTCCCACCTGTTCACGTAACATCCAACATTATTTTATACTTGGGTTTTATATGTACTCTGGCAGTTTAAGAAATGGTGGACATACATGTAGCAACCCTGCAACTTACCGCATTTTTATACGGCACATTAACCCTGTGACATTAATAAATTGCGGCACACTGCACCAGCTGGCAAGACTTGTGTCGTTGCAAATATGCATAAACCAACCTCAGCTGCGGCATCTCCCCGAAGGCTCTTTCGATTAGCCATTCCTTGCAATGAAAAGCAATCATCACCAACAGGCGGTTCCGGCGTTTCTTTGATCTTCGCTCGCTCACACAGCACACTTCTTCCCGATCAGGCAGATCCTCCCCGAAGGCTAAAACATCACCACAGTATCGTAACTGACATGGATTGAGTTGATTAGATTGCGGTGTGACGGTGTGCAGCCAACTGCACCACAGCAATGCTACGCAAGGACATTTTGATTAACATAAAAACGCACCGCACCGTCGATCGGCGTaaacaggaggtagaaatGTATGCATGCAGCCACCATCAACGGATGTTGGAATGTGACCGTTCTCGGGCGAAACCAGAAGCATGATGCAGTGATTTGAATATTTGAGCGTAAAACGATCGGCGATCGACCAGTGCATCCGCGTGGGAAACTAGAAATCTCGAAGGTCTTAGGCTTCGCGAAGAACATGCACGACGGGAGCTTACATCACCGGAGGTGTTCTGACCTTCGAGTGTAGCATGCTTGCTTGCAACACCTCAACGAAGAGTAAGTGTACTATGTTTTGTAGAACAAACCCCCGAAAGCCTCAAGACCCAGAGAGATAGGGTTTGGTACGAGCTGACATACTTTCTGGAATACACGATCGTGTTCAGTTCAACTTTACGATCAAACAGACCGAGTGCTCCAACCGTTTGCCGGTTGTCGGCCAATAAACCATTCCTATTTCCCTGACCTCGTTGTTGCTCTCGGTGGCGCGGTACGGGAGAATTCTTGAAGAAGTCTAGGAGAGTTCATAGTTTTCGAGATACATTCTAAAACTTGTGAGATAAAACATGCGGCCTGCTGGAACAGACAGCTCGATCCCGTGTGTGGTAGTTTCAGACGAGGTCACATGGTCGTAGTGTTGCGTTTACCTTCCAATGCTCCAACAGTTTCTCCTTACTACTGCAGCATCGATTCAACCTTGAGCAGTACTTCGTTTTGTCTCTCCTCTAAATACATTCGCCGTAAGTTTAGAG
This genomic window from Anopheles maculipalpis chromosome 2RL, idAnoMacuDA_375_x, whole genome shotgun sequence contains:
- the LOC126567759 gene encoding uncharacterized protein LOC126567759, which produces MDAVPVGKEKQQPEEKPESGATAAEVAVETVASTEGTDSRKEAAEFEEKDEEKENAVPQGSGTIGVKPSQPTNEEEDRQDERVIELDSSPEKMATQCKTKEDSVKSPELEVFSIDDEEEQDEDEERGEEMDEEEEDYEDMDEDYEVYVEEKESANPHNSMDDDDDGSKLDISTDEYTDEEAETEQSPEKIETKSASTPRRKSHSSDQDQEHDEEEEEEEEEEEEHEQEEHDDDVHDAEEDDDDDDLQIIEDGDEEFEEEEDDEDDSVRDEEEDDEEAEHGKRKLYSSLRVKSDSGGRSGFGGFPKTRIKYLSFKQKQVASIRKRTIRILNRGSMHVMDQHDDARAVSSDCKVIKTPRTTDLKSVYVSAKSPGHAATLHQEIYGSSSITSTDTQNETKDTEIVTASGEKEHPGEASTKLTGALEKSSNTITSTTASSNPDDKMPTATAVEVSERIADSSDDAVSVLSSSTSAKKTVTASTPTVNSSASTETVEQKTKATEDTGTTEPPSKANDALREASSPKESSTTTILQDDLSKLEDNNSTNSQKGDVKVSSGKKQTSPSPTGLAEPTADDVMAGIDDFMDGHNGSEVDEEDKQQEFNDDLTFQMDVDAPVEDSAKKEESAIDLTSVSESKSQKPEESSLAETLLTDSNKELIAKESGVTFTEVIVSSSKEDNLDVHDKSIVTSAPVTNQKKEQQKRSEREREQEIATSSSSLEVKQEHEDEADVNEAQNLSKQKSSLRRNDGAQKAVQSETVPQQQPAVSRKRRRSVTIEEDRQSSASRAEQESEESIEPAKKLKLEVEANYQTHERAVNEYIETTQNTSVNEIQSHTDVLVKEIQELNDMIRDTEIKWNNLLHLKKVKEEILLRLNRRKHVIGIMDTQLGEVSVYSHLDSSNLSNQHHPHQQSGRSSSVGPRPPTPPPEVEIRPASVTNSMHYRFNASNSAGTTSNGGDKASGSHFRTSLISNRRSSSNSAQPTNANSSSKASRNAKDTNSFVSQFNSSNNAVTMVPLPNTTSMILNARASMNTAEVAKEKSAAIQIQRQILSKPILSNHQQILNNLAMSVSLTGSSGTNNGSSNNNNSNNSALLNGHHGSGTLTANQQQQLQIGRQGMRKDVSSIIADYRQKHPENVPRRGRRLKNVAGSNSNSVNNNGTSGGNSLGSFGEGGAISLTALTGGKSPANARSNSTDSVANRMSELLAATETSRPSSNDSSQSSSNLLTSLMSASGAAHSSQQFFKDVLAQFAKMSQNEQNLLSNLQLLPSNNTSISSATNNNNTVSSPQQSPQQQHHHQQHQNQHHTVRSLHQQQSSLLSKASLPEVTLHPVMNSTAHSDVLGGGGMSHGNGSLGAANLSAVNSSTNSLLHGILTKSAARPGQAAAAAAAAAAAAAGNINNFSPTLARLLSVPERMNTQSSSTVTSGALANLQTNSIAGGLNLSKNTNEISITPVVGSNYQQTFLAQQQQQQTLQRLREQHLYSLDDEADDSADRLVIDEGDDMGQRDSGNVLHGSKRRGAEINENEVPQCQGCKKQEAKFVCAGCGNQWYCSRGCQVNAWDDHSEVCSG